Proteins encoded within one genomic window of Numenius arquata chromosome 12, bNumArq3.hap1.1, whole genome shotgun sequence:
- the LOC141470653 gene encoding tyrosine-protein phosphatase non-receptor type substrate 1-like isoform X1 — protein MEPLPRGPGRVAWSLTCLVLLFLRGWPGVGAQTTLGFELQQPQDKVSVKAGETLTLICTTSPLSPPGPVKWLKGWGSENQTIYEQTGSFPRVTRAVDGSDTVHTIHIRDVQPEDAGTYYCVKFRKSVSAAEEVLQRGNGTEVSVLAKPTHPLVSGPGHRVGPGELVPFTCTAGGFFPENISVKWFKNRTSISAQPPQITSGRTKSSYNMSSTVMMTLWEEDVRSQLICEVQHRTLTASLRGTYQLSQALRVSPTVHVDADPPSPVGVNKTVKFTCHVKRFYPGNVVVTWLENGTEMNVENTSRLVEMPQGLFQLNSVVEVKAMEEKNGSTFTCRVVHDAQDPVDRMATLRITAPDRKGMDDESSAVNGSLLLICIVVGVVCTVLALLVAAILYLIRLKQSKGKSSPSARLHEPEKSSEATTQESDPNNLTYADLNFEKEKKSIRRMVEMSQQSEYACIQTSRAPNGDDNLTYADLDMVHLSKAPKRPAPQPEETGSEYASVQIPRK, from the exons gtgTGGGTGCCCAGACAACTCTGGGCTTcgagctgcagcagccccaggacaAGGTGTCGGTGAAAGCAGGAGAGACACTCACCCTCATCTGCACCACATCCCCTCTCAGTCCCCCTGGCCCCGTGAAGTGGCTGAAGGGCTGGGGCAGTGAGAACCAGACCATCTATGAGCAGACGGGCTCCTTCCCCCGCGTGACAAGGGCAGTGGATGGGTCCGACACAGTACACACCATCCACATCAGGGATGTTCAACCCGAGGATGCCGGCACCTATTACTGCGTGAAGTTCCGCAAATCAGTGTCAGCTGCTGAGGAGGTGTTACAGCGTGGAAATGGCACAGAGGTGTCCGTACTTG CCAAACCCACCCACCCGCTCGTGTCCGGGCCTGGCCACAGAGTGGGGCCGGGGGAATTGGTGCCTTTCACCTGCACGGCCGGAGGGTTCTTCCCTGAGAACATCAGCGTGAAATGGTTCAAGAATCGGACCTCCATCTCGGCTCAGCCACCCCAGATCACCTCCGGGCGGACGAAATCCTCCTACAACATGTCCAGCACCGTGATGATGACGCTGTGGGAGGAAGACGTCCGCTCACAGCTCATCTGCGAGGTGCAGCACCGCACGCTGACAGCCTCACTGAGGGGGACGTACCAGCTCAGCCAAGCCCTGCgag TTTCTCCCACTGTCCATGTGGATGCTGACCCGCCAAGCCCCGTTGGGGTGAACAAGACCGTGAAATTCACCTGCCATGTGAAGAGGTTTTACCCAGGAAATGTAGTTGTCACCTGGCTGGAGAATGGGACAGAGATGAACGTGGAGAACACCTCCCGACTGGTGGAGATGCCCCAGGGCTTGTTCCAGCTGAATAGCGTGGTGGAGGTGAAAGCGATGGAGGAGAAGAACGGGTCCACATTCACCTGCCGTGTGGTGCATGATGCCCAGGACCCTGTTGACAGGATGGCCACCCTGCGGATCACTGCTCCAGACAGGAAGGGAATGGATGACGAGTCCTCAGCAGTTAATG GCAGTTTGCTCCTGATCTGTATCGTGGTGGGAGTGGTCTGCACTGTGCTGGCACTGCTGGTGGCTGCAATTCTTTACCTCATCCGGCTGAAGCAGAGCAAGG GGAAAAGCTCGCCGTCCGCTAG GTTACATGAGCCGGAGAAGAGCAGCGAGGCCACTACCCAG GAATCTGACCCCAACAACCTGACCTACGCGGATCTCAACTTTGAGAAAGAGAAGAAGTCCATCCGCCGGATGGTGGAGATGAGCCAGCAGTCGGAGTATGCCTGCATCCAGACCAGCCGGGCGCCCAATGGCGATGACAACCTCACCTACGCCGACCTGGACATGGTGCACCTCAGCAAGGCGCCCAAGCGGCCAGCCCCACAACCTGAGGAGACCGGCTCCGAGTATGCCAGTGTCCAGATTCCGAGGAAGTGA
- the LOC141470653 gene encoding tyrosine-protein phosphatase non-receptor type substrate 1-like isoform X2 yields the protein MEPLPRGPGRVAWSLTCLVLLFLRGWPGVGAQTTLGFELQQPQDKVSVKAGETLTLICTTSPLSPPGPVKWLKGWGSENQTIYEQTGSFPRVTRAVDGSDTVHTIHIRDVQPEDAGTYYCVKFRKSVSAAEEVLQRGNGTEVSVLAKPTHPLVSGPGHRVGPGELVPFTCTAGGFFPENISVKWFKNRTSISAQPPQITSGRTKSSYNMSSTVMMTLWEEDVRSQLICEVQHRTLTASLRGTYQLSQALRVSPTVHVDADPPSPVGVNKTVKFTCHVKRFYPGNVVVTWLENGTEMNVENTSRLVEMPQGLFQLNSVVEVKAMEEKNGSTFTCRVVHDAQDPVDRMATLRITAPDRKGMDDDLLLICIVVGVVCTVLALLVAAILYLIRLKQSKGKSSPSARLHEPEKSSEATTQESDPNNLTYADLNFEKEKKSIRRMVEMSQQSEYACIQTSRAPNGDDNLTYADLDMVHLSKAPKRPAPQPEETGSEYASVQIPRK from the exons gtgTGGGTGCCCAGACAACTCTGGGCTTcgagctgcagcagccccaggacaAGGTGTCGGTGAAAGCAGGAGAGACACTCACCCTCATCTGCACCACATCCCCTCTCAGTCCCCCTGGCCCCGTGAAGTGGCTGAAGGGCTGGGGCAGTGAGAACCAGACCATCTATGAGCAGACGGGCTCCTTCCCCCGCGTGACAAGGGCAGTGGATGGGTCCGACACAGTACACACCATCCACATCAGGGATGTTCAACCCGAGGATGCCGGCACCTATTACTGCGTGAAGTTCCGCAAATCAGTGTCAGCTGCTGAGGAGGTGTTACAGCGTGGAAATGGCACAGAGGTGTCCGTACTTG CCAAACCCACCCACCCGCTCGTGTCCGGGCCTGGCCACAGAGTGGGGCCGGGGGAATTGGTGCCTTTCACCTGCACGGCCGGAGGGTTCTTCCCTGAGAACATCAGCGTGAAATGGTTCAAGAATCGGACCTCCATCTCGGCTCAGCCACCCCAGATCACCTCCGGGCGGACGAAATCCTCCTACAACATGTCCAGCACCGTGATGATGACGCTGTGGGAGGAAGACGTCCGCTCACAGCTCATCTGCGAGGTGCAGCACCGCACGCTGACAGCCTCACTGAGGGGGACGTACCAGCTCAGCCAAGCCCTGCgag TTTCTCCCACTGTCCATGTGGATGCTGACCCGCCAAGCCCCGTTGGGGTGAACAAGACCGTGAAATTCACCTGCCATGTGAAGAGGTTTTACCCAGGAAATGTAGTTGTCACCTGGCTGGAGAATGGGACAGAGATGAACGTGGAGAACACCTCCCGACTGGTGGAGATGCCCCAGGGCTTGTTCCAGCTGAATAGCGTGGTGGAGGTGAAAGCGATGGAGGAGAAGAACGGGTCCACATTCACCTGCCGTGTGGTGCATGATGCCCAGGACCCTGTTGACAGGATGGCCACCCTGCGGATCACTGCTCCAGACAGGAAGGGAATGGATGACGA TTTGCTCCTGATCTGTATCGTGGTGGGAGTGGTCTGCACTGTGCTGGCACTGCTGGTGGCTGCAATTCTTTACCTCATCCGGCTGAAGCAGAGCAAGG GGAAAAGCTCGCCGTCCGCTAG GTTACATGAGCCGGAGAAGAGCAGCGAGGCCACTACCCAG GAATCTGACCCCAACAACCTGACCTACGCGGATCTCAACTTTGAGAAAGAGAAGAAGTCCATCCGCCGGATGGTGGAGATGAGCCAGCAGTCGGAGTATGCCTGCATCCAGACCAGCCGGGCGCCCAATGGCGATGACAACCTCACCTACGCCGACCTGGACATGGTGCACCTCAGCAAGGCGCCCAAGCGGCCAGCCCCACAACCTGAGGAGACCGGCTCCGAGTATGCCAGTGTCCAGATTCCGAGGAAGTGA